The following coding sequences lie in one Oncorhynchus kisutch isolate 150728-3 linkage group LG17, Okis_V2, whole genome shotgun sequence genomic window:
- the LOC109908366 gene encoding transmembrane emp24 domain-containing protein 4 has translation MMLTAPGAGIIILFVWLSPSYALYFHIGETEKKCFIEEIPDETMVIGKYRTQLWDKQMGSFLQTTPGLGMHVEIKDPDTKIILSRQYGSDGRFTFTSHTPGEHQICLHSNSTKMALFAGGKLRVHLDIQVGEHTNNYPEIAAKDKLTELQLRARQLLDQVEQIQKEQNYQQYREERFRMTSESTNQHVLWWSIAQTLILIFTGIWQLKHLKSFFEAKKLV, from the exons ATGATGCTCACTGCACCTGGCGCTGGAATTATCATATTATTTGTTTGGCTCTCTCCAAGTTACGCTCTCTATTTTCACATTGGAGAGACGGAGAAAAAATGCTTCATAGAAGAAATTCCAGATGAGACTATGGTTATTg GGAAATACAGGACCCAGCTGTGGGACAAGCAGATGGGATCCTTCCTCCAAACCACCCCTGGCCTTGGAATGCATGTGGAGATCAAAGATCCGGATACTAAG ATAATTCTGTCTCGTCAGTATGGGTCAGATGGAAGGTTCACCTTTACTTCCCATACACCAGGCGAGCACCAGATCTGCCTGCACTCCAACTCTACCAAGATGGCCCTTTTTGCTGGTGGCAAACTG AGAGTCCACCTGGATATTCAGGTTGGTGAACATACCAACAACTACCCCGAAATCGCAGCAAAGGACAAGCTCACAGAGCTGCAATTGAGAGCTCGACAATTACTGGACCAAGTAGAACAAATCCAGAAAGAGCAGAACTATCAGCAG TATCGTGAGGAGCGGTTCCGCATGACGAGTGAGAGCACCAATCAGCATGTGCTTTGGTGGTCTATAGCTCAGACACTTATCCTCATCTTCACTGGCATCTGGCAGCTCAAGCACCTCAAGAGCTTCTTTGAGGCCAAGAAGTTGGTGTAA